A part of Oncorhynchus kisutch isolate 150728-3 unplaced genomic scaffold, Okis_V2 scaffold1136, whole genome shotgun sequence genomic DNA contains:
- the LOC116364970 gene encoding putative mediator of RNA polymerase II transcription subunit 26 isoform X1, translating into MPQQPQQVWYPAQMPQKQPTAEPQWHPAKFPQEQPVQMRQLQKELTAIPPQLWQSAQIPQQHKQPAAKLQQLWQLAPIPQQPHDVWYPAKMVQKQQAAATQQQKELTTMPQEWHPAQFPQKQPALMLLPQKELTAIHQQPQQVWYPAKMPQNQPTTEPQQQKQPTALAQQMVSPAQKPQLQKQPAAEPQQQKEPATMPQQAWYPAQKPQLQKQPAAEPQQQKEPATMPQQAWYPAQKPQLQKQPAAEPQQQIEPTAMPQIPQQVWHPMHIPQQQQELATIPQQVRYPAQMPQKHLASMPLPQKQPTAMPQQEWHPAQMPQQQKQLAPMPQPQKQQATMPPQVWHPAQMPQQQKQPATEPQQQIEPTAMPQPPQQLWHPDQFLQEQKQPFTMHLPQNELTANPPQLWQSAQVPQQHNQPAAMLQQVWHRAQKQPAPMPQQPHDVWYPAKMVQKQVAAVTAMPHTHQQVWHPAEFPQQQKQPASTPLPQEQPTAVPQQVWYPAQMSQQRKQHTAMPQHQLTPMPQQLWHVAQMPQKQLAPMSQQNHYESTDDGASSSTQASIVEQSGVIPIYSYSSKSHYGNGRTVFSLTRYTPRDAMPVDSGNAPKDSFVRTGAPSVYPSLVKDSARKM; encoded by the exons ATGCCCCAGCAACCTCAGCAAGTGTGGTATCCAGCTCAAATGCCCCAGAAGCAACCAACCGCTGAACCTCAGTGGCATCCAGCCAAATTTCCCCAGGAGCAACCCGTCCAAATGCGTCAACTGCAGAAGGAACTGACCGCCATTCCACCACAACTGTGGCAATCCGCTCAAATTCCCCAGCAGCATAAGCAACCGGCTGCCAAGCTTCAGCAATTGTGGCAACTGGCCCCCATTCCCCAGCAGCCTCATGACGTGTGGTATCCAGCTAAAATGGTCCAGAAGCAACAAGCAGCTGCAActcagcagcagaaggaactgaccACCATGCCCCAAGAGTGGCATCCAGCTCAATTTCCCCAGAAGCAACCAGCCCTCATGCTTTTACCGCAGAAGGAACTGACCGCCATACACCAGCAACCTCAGCAAGTGTGGTATCCAGCTAAAATGCCCCAGAACCAACCAACCACTGAACCccagcagcagaagcaaccgaccgccttGGCCCAGCAAATGGTGTCTCCAGCTCAAAAGCCCCAGCTGCAGAAGCAACCGGCTGCTGAACCTCAGCAGCAGAAAGAACCGGCCACCATGCCCCAGCAAGCATGGTATCCAGCTCAAAAGCCCCAGCTGCAGAAGCAACCGGCTGCTGAACCTCAGCAGCAGAAAGAACCGGCCACCATGCCCCAGCAAGCATGGTATCCAGCTCAAAAGCCCCAGCTGCAGAAGCAACCGGCCGCTGAACCTCAGCAGCAAATTGAACCGACCGCCATGCCCCAGATAcctcagcaagtgtggcatccaatGCACATTCCCCAGCAGCAACAGGAACTGGCCACCATACCCCAGCAAGTGAGGTATCCAGCTCAAATGCCCCAGAAGCATCTGGCCTCCATGCCTCTACcacagaagcaaccgaccgccatgccccagcaagagtggcatccagctcaaatgccccAGCAGCAGAAACAACTGGCCCCAATGCCTCAACCACAGAAGCAACAGGCCACCATGCCCCCGCAAGtatggcatccagctcaaatgcctCAGCAGCAAAAGCAACCAGCTACTGAACCTCAGCAGCAAATTGAACCGACCGCCATGCCCCAGCCACCTCAGCAATTGTGGCATCCAGATCAATTTCTCCAGGAGCAGAAGCAACCATTCACTATGCATCTACCGCAGAACGAACTGACCGCCAATCCACCACAACTGTGGCAATCCGCTCAAGTGCCCCAGCAGCATAATCAACCGGCTGCCATGcttcagcaagtgtggcatcggGCACAGAAGCAACCGGCCCCTATGCCCCAGCAGCCTCACGACGTGTGGTATCCAGCTAAAATGGTCCAGAAGCAAGTCGCTGCGGTGACCGCCATGCCGCATACGCATCAGCAAGTATGGCATCCAGCTGAATTTCCccagcagcagaagcaaccggccTCAACGCCTCTACCGCAGGAGCAACCGACCGCCGTACCCCAGCAAGTGTGGTATCCAGCTCAAATGTCCCAGCAGCGGAAGCAACACACTGCCATGCCACAGCACCAACTGACCCCCATGCCTCAGCAATTATGGCATGTAGCTCAAATGCCCCAGAAGCAACTGGCCCCAATGTCTCAGCAGAATCACTACGAAAGCACTGATGATGGTGCCTCTAGTAGCACTCAGGCCAGCATCGTTGAACAGTCGGGTGTCATCCCAATCTATTCCTACAGTTCCAAATCGCACTACGGGAATGGCAGGACTGTATTCTCCCTAACCCGCTACACTCCTAGGGACGCTATGCCTGTTGACAGTGGAAATGCTCCCAAGGACAGTTTTGTTCGTACTGGTGCACCAAGCGTATATCCATCACTAGTGAAGGATTCTGCAAG gaaaatgtaa
- the LOC116364970 gene encoding mediator of RNA polymerase II transcription subunit 15-like isoform X2, producing the protein MPQQPQQVWYPAQMPQKQPTAEPQWHPAKFPQEQPVQMRQLQKELTAIPPQLWQSAQIPQQHKQPAAKLQQLWQLAPIPQQPHDVWYPAKMVQKQQAAATQQQKELTTMPQEWHPAQFPQKQPALMLLPQKELTAIHQQPQQVWYPAKMPQNQPTTEPQQQKQPTALAQQMVSPAQKPQLQKQPAAEPQQQKEPATMPQQAWYPAQKPQLQKQPAAEPQQQKEPATMPQQAWYPAQKPQLQKQPAAEPQQQIEPTAMPQIPQQVWHPMHIPQQQQELATIPQQVRYPAQMPQKHLASMPLPQKQPTAMPQQEWHPAQMPQQQKQPATEPQQQIEPTAMPQPPQQLWHPDQFLQEQKQPFTMHLPQNELTANPPQLWQSAQVPQQHNQPAAMLQQVWHRAQKQPAPMPQQPHDVWYPAKMVQKQVAAVTAMPHTHQQVWHPAEFPQQQKQPASTPLPQEQPTAVPQQVWYPAQMSQQRKQHTAMPQHQLTPMPQQLWHVAQMPQKQLAPMSQQNHYESTDDGASSSTQASIVEQSGVIPIYSYSSKSHYGNGRTVFSLTRYTPRDAMPVDSGNAPKDSFVRTGAPSVYPSLVKDSARKM; encoded by the exons ATGCCCCAGCAACCTCAGCAAGTGTGGTATCCAGCTCAAATGCCCCAGAAGCAACCAACCGCTGAACCTCAGTGGCATCCAGCCAAATTTCCCCAGGAGCAACCCGTCCAAATGCGTCAACTGCAGAAGGAACTGACCGCCATTCCACCACAACTGTGGCAATCCGCTCAAATTCCCCAGCAGCATAAGCAACCGGCTGCCAAGCTTCAGCAATTGTGGCAACTGGCCCCCATTCCCCAGCAGCCTCATGACGTGTGGTATCCAGCTAAAATGGTCCAGAAGCAACAAGCAGCTGCAActcagcagcagaaggaactgaccACCATGCCCCAAGAGTGGCATCCAGCTCAATTTCCCCAGAAGCAACCAGCCCTCATGCTTTTACCGCAGAAGGAACTGACCGCCATACACCAGCAACCTCAGCAAGTGTGGTATCCAGCTAAAATGCCCCAGAACCAACCAACCACTGAACCccagcagcagaagcaaccgaccgccttGGCCCAGCAAATGGTGTCTCCAGCTCAAAAGCCCCAGCTGCAGAAGCAACCGGCTGCTGAACCTCAGCAGCAGAAAGAACCGGCCACCATGCCCCAGCAAGCATGGTATCCAGCTCAAAAGCCCCAGCTGCAGAAGCAACCGGCTGCTGAACCTCAGCAGCAGAAAGAACCGGCCACCATGCCCCAGCAAGCATGGTATCCAGCTCAAAAGCCCCAGCTGCAGAAGCAACCGGCCGCTGAACCTCAGCAGCAAATTGAACCGACCGCCATGCCCCAGATAcctcagcaagtgtggcatccaatGCACATTCCCCAGCAGCAACAGGAACTGGCCACCATACCCCAGCAAGTGAGGTATCCAGCTCAAATGCCCCAGAAGCATCTGGCCTCCATGCCTCTACcacagaagcaaccgaccgccatgccccagcaagagtggcatccagctcaa atgcctCAGCAGCAAAAGCAACCAGCTACTGAACCTCAGCAGCAAATTGAACCGACCGCCATGCCCCAGCCACCTCAGCAATTGTGGCATCCAGATCAATTTCTCCAGGAGCAGAAGCAACCATTCACTATGCATCTACCGCAGAACGAACTGACCGCCAATCCACCACAACTGTGGCAATCCGCTCAAGTGCCCCAGCAGCATAATCAACCGGCTGCCATGcttcagcaagtgtggcatcggGCACAGAAGCAACCGGCCCCTATGCCCCAGCAGCCTCACGACGTGTGGTATCCAGCTAAAATGGTCCAGAAGCAAGTCGCTGCGGTGACCGCCATGCCGCATACGCATCAGCAAGTATGGCATCCAGCTGAATTTCCccagcagcagaagcaaccggccTCAACGCCTCTACCGCAGGAGCAACCGACCGCCGTACCCCAGCAAGTGTGGTATCCAGCTCAAATGTCCCAGCAGCGGAAGCAACACACTGCCATGCCACAGCACCAACTGACCCCCATGCCTCAGCAATTATGGCATGTAGCTCAAATGCCCCAGAAGCAACTGGCCCCAATGTCTCAGCAGAATCACTACGAAAGCACTGATGATGGTGCCTCTAGTAGCACTCAGGCCAGCATCGTTGAACAGTCGGGTGTCATCCCAATCTATTCCTACAGTTCCAAATCGCACTACGGGAATGGCAGGACTGTATTCTCCCTAACCCGCTACACTCCTAGGGACGCTATGCCTGTTGACAGTGGAAATGCTCCCAAGGACAGTTTTGTTCGTACTGGTGCACCAAGCGTATATCCATCACTAGTGAAGGATTCTGCAAG gaaaatgtaa